The Legionella cincinnatiensis genome includes a region encoding these proteins:
- a CDS encoding methyltransferase, giving the protein MKTLMSWFKSSFLKSSAKEHHDTHTYLIAQKDSAEQKNPENKINFYENYFSLIASGARLKLVEAMFNLNLFALFEKNEFVLEQEIIENLGLMPIRAKKWLHLLSCEYFLIKNEINGEPAYKLTDEFYQLMQSNRWWNMQFFFNSWNVAAEENLTDVLRYGKVKTSVSWPPKKDTEVVWLEDWMMKTAEQPIRCILDGINFKKVSALLDVGGGDGTMACAFVTEHPHLKAAVYNLPKPAVMARKTIADKNLSNQVSVIEGDFIKEDTFPDGFDLILFTRVLFDWNEQVDRKLLTMAYQALPKNGLVSICEFYKEENNDRCLSAEYRYIFHDDFTPHVMKTAENYRRMLTEIGFTIIQENRDEKPAFSYCSLILAQK; this is encoded by the coding sequence ATGAAAACACTAATGTCATGGTTCAAAAGTTCATTCTTAAAATCTTCTGCAAAAGAACATCATGACACTCATACTTATTTAATAGCACAAAAAGATAGCGCAGAACAAAAAAATCCAGAAAATAAAATCAATTTTTACGAAAATTATTTTTCCCTTATCGCTTCTGGTGCGCGGCTAAAACTCGTAGAAGCAATGTTTAATTTGAACCTATTCGCCTTATTTGAAAAAAATGAATTTGTTTTAGAGCAAGAAATCATCGAAAATTTAGGATTAATGCCAATCAGAGCCAAAAAATGGCTCCATCTGCTTAGTTGTGAATATTTTTTAATAAAAAATGAAATAAATGGTGAACCTGCTTATAAATTAACCGATGAGTTTTACCAGTTAATGCAAAGTAATCGATGGTGGAACATGCAGTTCTTTTTTAATAGCTGGAATGTCGCTGCAGAAGAAAATCTTACTGACGTATTACGTTATGGTAAAGTCAAAACAAGTGTTTCCTGGCCTCCTAAAAAAGATACAGAAGTGGTATGGCTAGAGGATTGGATGATGAAAACAGCAGAGCAACCGATTCGGTGTATTTTGGATGGCATCAACTTTAAAAAAGTATCCGCTCTTTTGGATGTAGGGGGAGGAGATGGTACTATGGCTTGTGCTTTTGTTACCGAACACCCTCATTTAAAAGCTGCAGTATATAATTTACCCAAGCCAGCTGTAATGGCAAGAAAAACAATTGCTGATAAAAACTTAAGCAATCAAGTAAGTGTTATTGAGGGCGATTTTATTAAAGAAGATACCTTTCCAGACGGGTTTGATCTTATTTTATTTACCCGAGTACTCTTTGACTGGAATGAACAAGTTGATAGAAAGCTATTAACTATGGCTTATCAAGCATTACCTAAAAATGGCCTTGTAAGCATTTGTGAGTTTTATAAAGAAGAAAATAATGATCGTTGTCTTTCTGCAGAATATCGTTATATTTTTCACGATGATTTCACCCCTCATGTGATGAAAACAGCTGAAAATTACCGGCGCATGTTGACTGAAATTGGCTTCACAATTATTCAAGAAAATAGAGATGAAAAACCTGCTTTCTCTTATTGCTCATTAATTTTGGCCCAAAAATAA
- a CDS encoding helix-turn-helix transcriptional regulator, with amino-acid sequence MIAHRMDLRSYHTESHSHTHDFAQLVLPVAGSMELEAGNYSGVINNNIGVYIAPNEQHCFAGSSKNLFLVVDIGTKNQPNGYHSHEFNLTKNIKKLVQFTHHYLTVQEEDIFANSLINQLLIHFATNSFSAEMDQTVIKAKNWIDRYFADVVDINKVAKYCHLSVSQLQRRFKHVMGYSLAEYWRSQKLHHAKRLLSLKDTSIEAIAFAVGYENLSAFSRRFTQTFGESPSQWRTKALNSTKNAGNR; translated from the coding sequence ATGATAGCTCATCGTATGGATCTACGTTCTTATCATACTGAGAGTCATAGCCATACCCATGATTTTGCGCAGTTAGTATTACCAGTAGCTGGCTCTATGGAGTTAGAAGCAGGAAATTATTCGGGTGTAATAAACAATAATATTGGCGTATACATTGCACCCAATGAGCAACACTGCTTTGCAGGAAGCTCCAAAAATCTTTTTTTAGTAGTTGATATTGGAACTAAAAATCAGCCAAATGGATACCACTCTCACGAATTTAACCTCACAAAAAATATTAAGAAACTGGTGCAATTTACCCATCATTACTTAACGGTCCAGGAAGAAGATATTTTTGCCAATTCATTGATCAATCAATTGCTTATTCATTTTGCAACAAACTCTTTTTCCGCTGAAATGGATCAAACGGTAATCAAAGCAAAAAACTGGATTGATCGTTATTTTGCAGATGTTGTAGATATAAACAAAGTAGCGAAGTATTGCCATTTGAGTGTGAGTCAATTACAACGTCGATTCAAACACGTTATGGGTTATAGTCTTGCAGAATATTGGCGTTCTCAAAAATTACATCATGCGAAGCGATTGCTGTCTTTAAAGGATACTTCAATTGAAGCAATCGCTTTTGCAGTAGGCTATGAGAATTTATCTGCATTTAGTCGTCGATTTACTCAGACATTTGGTGAGTCTCCTTCGCAATGGAGAACAAAAGCGTTAAACAGCACAAAAAATGCAGGAAACAGATAA
- a CDS encoding RtcB family protein, translated as MDLNLLEKISDFEWQIPKHGKMRVPGFIFASESLLRDMDMKVYEQVSNVATLPGIVSGSYAMPDAHWGYGFPIGGVAAFDPEHEGIVSAGGVGFDISCGVRLLSTGLKREEFEPYKEQLADALFAHIPAGVGSKSRINLTMKQMDDMLRGGAVWAVKQGYGEKEDLERIEDYGRVDGALPEHVSEHAKKRQKNEMGTLGSGNHYLEIQEVKKIYCDKTAAAFGLAQGDVVVSIHCGSRGLGHQIGTDFLRSMLIDAQQRGIQLIDRELACAPIRSPMGERYLGAMRAGINCALANREIITHFMREVFQDEIPGTKINLIYDVSHNTCKEEIHQIKGKSKRLFVHRKGATRAFGPGHPQLASSFSHVGQPVIIGGSMGTASYVLAGTANAQNKSFGSACHGAGRAMSRHQATKQWQGQDIIKQLAQQGILIRSSSYRGVAEEAPGAYKNVDLVVDAAQDSGLTKKVARLIPIVCVKG; from the coding sequence ATGGACTTAAATTTATTAGAAAAAATCAGTGATTTTGAATGGCAAATCCCCAAACACGGTAAAATGCGAGTACCCGGATTTATTTTTGCTTCAGAAAGCTTGTTGCGCGATATGGATATGAAGGTTTATGAACAAGTTTCTAATGTAGCTACATTACCAGGAATTGTTAGTGGCTCCTATGCCATGCCTGATGCTCATTGGGGATATGGCTTTCCTATTGGTGGAGTTGCAGCATTTGATCCTGAGCATGAGGGAATCGTATCTGCGGGAGGAGTTGGTTTTGATATTTCTTGTGGCGTAAGGCTCTTAAGCACTGGGCTTAAACGTGAAGAATTTGAACCTTATAAAGAGCAACTGGCTGATGCTTTATTTGCCCATATTCCAGCAGGTGTAGGGAGCAAAAGTCGTATTAATCTGACGATGAAACAAATGGACGATATGTTACGTGGCGGCGCTGTCTGGGCGGTTAAGCAAGGATACGGAGAAAAGGAAGATTTAGAACGTATTGAGGATTATGGTCGTGTTGATGGAGCGTTACCAGAGCATGTTTCAGAACATGCAAAAAAGCGTCAAAAAAATGAAATGGGTACTTTAGGCTCAGGTAACCATTACTTAGAAATTCAGGAAGTAAAAAAAATATATTGTGACAAAACTGCTGCGGCATTTGGTTTGGCTCAAGGCGATGTAGTAGTGAGTATTCATTGCGGTTCGCGTGGCTTGGGCCACCAAATAGGAACTGATTTTCTACGCTCCATGCTCATTGACGCACAACAACGTGGAATTCAATTAATTGATCGTGAGCTGGCTTGCGCACCTATTCGTTCGCCAATGGGTGAGCGTTACTTAGGGGCGATGCGCGCCGGAATTAATTGTGCTTTAGCGAACCGGGAGATCATTACTCATTTTATGCGCGAAGTTTTTCAAGATGAGATACCTGGCACCAAAATAAACCTGATCTATGATGTTTCCCATAATACCTGTAAAGAAGAAATACACCAAATAAAGGGTAAATCAAAGCGCTTATTTGTACATCGTAAAGGGGCTACCCGAGCGTTTGGACCAGGTCACCCTCAATTAGCCTCTTCTTTTAGTCATGTAGGTCAGCCCGTCATTATTGGGGGCAGTATGGGAACTGCTTCTTATGTTTTAGCAGGAACAGCAAATGCCCAAAATAAGTCTTTTGGTTCAGCGTGTCATGGTGCAGGACGAGCAATGAGTCGACATCAAGCAACAAAACAATGGCAAGGCCAAGATATCATCAAGCAATTAGCCCAACAAGGCATTTTGATTCGCAGCAGTTCCTATCGTGGAGTAGCAGAAGAAGCTCCTGGAGCTTATAAAAATGTGGATCTTGTTGTTGATGCAGCCCAAGATTCTGGTTTAACTAAGAAAGTAGCCAGATTAATCCCTATTGTTTGTGTGAAAGGATAA
- a CDS encoding DMT family transporter — MLMNKYTTYFLHGMCFLILAQIMVGVNIVASKYVLSSIPILFILTLRFTLAAIILFFLHALISSKKASMSYYFSQLKQKDWFFIIAQALSAGVLFNFFMLGGLQYTDANVAGIITSALPALIALMSWIILSEKISGKKIICVGFATLGLAIIGFDKLSSVQASHSFWGDMLVLLSLIPEATYYILSKMHTPTLPVFLISSLLNAINALLLMLCLFFCSWDNLSIHFFDWLILFILGLSTGLFYVFWFLGCQKVDGVMASLSTAIMPLATVILAWIVLGERLTIGQTIGMGMVLLSIAAYARR, encoded by the coding sequence ATGTTGATGAACAAATATACGACTTATTTTCTGCACGGTATGTGCTTTCTTATTCTGGCCCAGATTATGGTAGGCGTGAATATTGTTGCTTCTAAATACGTGCTGTCGTCAATCCCAATCCTGTTTATATTAACACTACGCTTTACTCTAGCTGCCATTATTTTATTTTTTTTGCATGCGCTCATTTCATCAAAAAAAGCATCAATGAGCTATTATTTTTCTCAATTAAAACAAAAAGATTGGTTTTTTATAATCGCCCAAGCGCTTTCTGCAGGCGTACTTTTTAATTTCTTTATGTTAGGGGGGTTGCAATACACGGATGCCAATGTTGCTGGTATTATTACTAGTGCACTCCCTGCACTTATTGCACTCATGTCTTGGATTATTCTTAGTGAAAAAATATCAGGAAAAAAAATCATTTGTGTGGGGTTTGCCACTTTAGGGCTAGCCATTATTGGATTTGATAAATTAAGTAGTGTTCAAGCGAGCCATTCATTTTGGGGAGATATGCTTGTTTTACTCTCTCTTATACCCGAAGCGACTTACTATATTTTAAGTAAAATGCATACTCCCACCCTTCCTGTATTTTTAATTTCCTCCTTACTTAACGCAATAAATGCCCTATTATTGATGTTGTGTCTGTTTTTTTGCTCTTGGGATAATTTATCGATTCATTTTTTTGATTGGCTTATTTTATTTATTTTAGGTTTAAGCACAGGTCTTTTTTATGTTTTTTGGTTTCTTGGTTGTCAAAAAGTAGACGGAGTAATGGCTTCTTTATCCACAGCAATAATGCCATTGGCTACAGTAATTCTTGCATGGATAGTACTTGGTGAGCGATTAACTATAGGCCAAACCATAGGTATGGGAATGGTTCTTCTCTCTATTGCGGCTTATGCAAGACGGTAG
- a CDS encoding endonuclease/exonuclease/phosphatase family protein produces the protein MNCLRQLFQLQSSIFLFFILFFIIATAHATFNEKPFVIMSFNIENGGAQIDFNQVVKAIKQSKADVVGIQEAWGNTKRLAKALNWHYYDPYQHVISRFPLYKTAPRQRFVLIEIKPKQFVAVANVHLPDEPYGPDLINQGFDASIVRKNELKVRFPEIKPVLDQLAALAKEGVPVFLTGDFNSPSHLDWSHVTLQKQRNHRYVMNWPVTQYAANKGFVDSYRQIIPNAYQFPSFTWPAKRAAVKNSMDNYNPSNKDLPDRIDFIFSSGPAQVLDSQLIGEKDGKDVSFSLSPWPSDHRAIVSHFKVRASYFPIHHLKLFPVIGEYRNKKPRVMVSKKVLKSGEPIKIFWENAPGYFYDYISISPKNRNKTMNENIRLYTQGEINGIIQYSNKNVQGNWTNWHKAHASWPLVPGVYDVELMLDDGYNSLAATQIIIK, from the coding sequence ATGAATTGCTTAAGACAGCTGTTTCAACTCCAATCAAGTATCTTTTTATTTTTTATTCTCTTCTTCATTATCGCTACTGCTCATGCAACATTCAATGAAAAGCCGTTTGTTATCATGAGCTTTAATATTGAAAATGGTGGAGCACAAATTGATTTTAATCAGGTGGTTAAAGCAATTAAACAATCTAAAGCAGATGTAGTAGGTATTCAAGAGGCGTGGGGGAATACTAAACGTTTAGCAAAAGCATTAAATTGGCATTACTATGATCCATACCAACATGTTATCTCACGATTTCCATTATATAAAACAGCGCCACGACAAAGATTTGTCTTAATTGAAATAAAACCTAAACAGTTTGTTGCTGTTGCAAACGTGCATTTACCCGATGAGCCGTATGGTCCTGATCTCATTAACCAAGGTTTTGATGCAAGTATTGTGCGTAAAAACGAACTGAAAGTACGTTTCCCAGAAATAAAACCCGTTCTTGATCAATTAGCAGCTCTCGCAAAAGAAGGAGTGCCTGTATTTTTAACAGGTGACTTCAATTCACCTTCTCATTTGGATTGGTCCCATGTTACCTTACAAAAACAACGCAATCACCGTTATGTAATGAATTGGCCTGTTACTCAATATGCAGCGAATAAGGGTTTTGTGGATTCATACAGACAAATTATTCCCAATGCTTACCAATTTCCAAGTTTTACCTGGCCAGCAAAACGAGCAGCAGTAAAAAACTCAATGGATAATTATAATCCTTCTAATAAAGACTTACCTGATCGCATTGATTTTATTTTTTCTTCAGGTCCTGCTCAAGTGCTTGATAGTCAACTTATTGGTGAAAAAGATGGCAAAGATGTGAGCTTTTCTCTTTCGCCTTGGCCATCAGATCATCGAGCAATCGTTTCGCACTTTAAAGTTAGAGCATCTTATTTTCCGATACACCATCTGAAATTATTTCCTGTAATAGGCGAATATCGCAATAAGAAACCTCGGGTTATGGTCTCTAAAAAAGTACTAAAATCGGGTGAGCCTATTAAGATTTTCTGGGAAAATGCACCAGGGTATTTCTATGATTATATAAGTATTTCTCCTAAAAATAGAAATAAAACAATGAATGAAAATATTCGTCTTTATACTCAGGGAGAAATTAATGGCATTATTCAATATTCGAACAAAAACGTACAAGGAAATTGGACTAATTGGCACAAAGCTCATGCAAGTTGGCCACTTGTACCGGGAGTCTATGACGTAGAATTAATGTTAGATGATGGATATAATTCACTAGCAGCGACGCAAATTATAATAAAGTGA
- a CDS encoding archease — protein sequence MIAQKRWEHFSHESDIGVRGCGSTLSEAFAMGALALTHVITHQLIQPIKKLRISCEAPNQEILFIDWLNAIIYNMAIHKMLFSQFDITIKGLKLTALIAGEQVDIVRHQPAVEVKGATFTELKVYQSNQTWIAQCVVDV from the coding sequence TTGATTGCTCAAAAAAGATGGGAGCATTTCTCTCATGAATCAGATATAGGTGTGAGAGGTTGTGGTTCTACTTTATCTGAGGCATTTGCAATGGGAGCTCTTGCATTGACTCATGTCATTACTCATCAATTAATTCAACCAATAAAAAAGCTTCGCATAAGCTGTGAAGCCCCGAATCAAGAGATTTTATTCATTGACTGGTTAAATGCCATTATTTATAACATGGCAATCCATAAGATGCTTTTTAGCCAGTTTGATATCACGATTAAGGGACTAAAATTAACTGCTCTAATTGCAGGAGAACAAGTGGATATTGTTCGGCATCAACCCGCAGTGGAAGTTAAAGGAGCTACTTTTACTGAATTAAAAGTTTATCAAAGCAATCAAACTTGGATAGCACAATGTGTTGTTGATGTATAA